One segment of Radiobacillus kanasensis DNA contains the following:
- the efp gene encoding elongation factor P has protein sequence MISVNDFKTGLTIEVDGSIWQVIDFQHVKPGKGAAFVRSKLRNLRNGSIQEKTFRAGEKVGRAHIENRKMQYLYASGDTHTFMDNTSYEQLELQTGQIEYELKFLKENMEVNVITYQGETLGVDLPNNVELEVTETEPGIKGDTASGGTKPATLETGLSVQVPFFVNVGDVLVVNTSDGKYVSRA, from the coding sequence ATGATTTCAGTTAACGATTTTAAAACAGGATTAACGATTGAAGTGGACGGATCGATTTGGCAAGTTATTGACTTCCAACACGTAAAGCCGGGTAAAGGTGCAGCATTTGTACGTTCTAAATTAAGAAACCTTCGTAACGGAAGCATTCAAGAAAAAACATTCCGCGCTGGTGAGAAAGTAGGCCGCGCGCATATTGAAAATAGAAAAATGCAATATTTATATGCTTCTGGAGATACTCATACGTTTATGGACAATACTTCTTATGAACAGCTTGAACTACAAACAGGACAAATTGAGTACGAACTCAAATTCCTTAAGGAAAATATGGAAGTGAACGTGATTACCTATCAAGGGGAAACATTAGGGGTAGATCTTCCAAATAACGTGGAACTAGAAGTAACAGAGACGGAACCGGGTATTAAAGGGGATACAGCTAGTGGTGGAACAAAGCCGGCGACCCTAGAAACAGGCTTATCGGTACAAGTTCCTTTCTTTGTAAACGTAGGGGACGTATTAGTCGTAAATACAAGTGACGGGAAATACGTATCTAGAGCATAG
- a CDS encoding YqhR family membrane protein, with the protein MKQRSIGHDKGGGVCMENKQLEQNKREKPKSLLTKSLLTGFVGGVLWSFLGAIAAYFNFTTVSPATFVLHWWLDTSWSDGWVGEAISILVIGIISILVALVYYFLFKKMENIWQSAMFGVALWFVVFYLLNPVFRNVESMTELSSNTIVTTICLYLLYGTFIGYSISYEYNDSQAQSS; encoded by the coding sequence ATGAAACAGCGTTCTATTGGTCATGATAAGGGTGGAGGTGTTTGTATGGAGAATAAACAGTTAGAACAAAATAAACGCGAAAAACCGAAATCTTTACTAACAAAATCGCTGTTAACGGGATTTGTTGGAGGGGTTCTTTGGAGTTTTCTCGGAGCTATAGCAGCCTATTTTAATTTTACAACGGTTTCCCCTGCAACCTTTGTCCTTCATTGGTGGTTAGACACTTCATGGTCAGATGGATGGGTTGGAGAAGCCATTTCCATTCTAGTCATCGGGATTATCTCCATCCTAGTGGCATTGGTTTATTACTTCCTATTTAAAAAAATGGAGAATATTTGGCAAAGTGCCATGTTTGGAGTAGCGTTGTGGTTTGTTGTGTTTTATTTGTTAAATCCAGTGTTCCGCAATGTCGAAAGTATGACTGAGTTGTCTAGTAATACGATTGTTACAACGATTTGTCTATACTTGTTATACGGTACGTTTATTGGATATTCGATTTCATACGAATACAACGATTCACAAGCGCAATCTTCTTAA
- the mntR gene encoding transcriptional regulator MntR — translation MPTPSMEDYIEQIYMLIESKGYARVSDIAEALQVHPSSVTKMVQKLDKDEYLNYEKYRGLILTTKGTKIGKRLVYRHELLEQFLELIGVDKENIYEDVEGIEHHLSWNSIDRIGDLVQYLQEKPDRVKELEVYHQNSENK, via the coding sequence AGCAAATTTACATGTTAATCGAATCAAAGGGATACGCCCGGGTATCGGACATAGCAGAAGCGTTACAAGTACACCCATCCTCCGTTACGAAAATGGTGCAAAAGCTGGATAAAGATGAATATTTGAACTACGAAAAATATAGAGGATTAATTTTAACTACAAAAGGAACGAAAATTGGGAAAAGACTTGTCTATCGTCATGAATTGCTAGAGCAATTCTTAGAATTAATTGGAGTGGACAAGGAAAACATCTACGAAGATGTAGAAGGGATCGAACATCATTTAAGTTGGAATTCCATTGATCGTATAGGGGATTTAGTACAGTATCTACAGGAAAAACCAGATAGAGTGAAAGAACTTGAGGTCTATCACCAAAATAGCGAAAATAAATAA
- the aroQ gene encoding type II 3-dehydroquinate dehydratase: MERLLVLNGPNLNRLGKREPDIYGSETITDVVKRVETIASPFHVEVRNFQSNHEGELIDQLHSLDDSFIGVVFNPGAYTHTSIALRDAISSISIPVIEVHISNVHQRETFRHTSLLAPVCLGQVVGLGVRGYELAARALLEEKQKG; the protein is encoded by the coding sequence ATGGAACGCTTGCTAGTACTAAATGGTCCTAACTTAAATAGATTAGGAAAAAGAGAACCAGATATTTATGGAAGCGAGACGATTACTGATGTGGTAAAGCGGGTGGAAACGATTGCGAGTCCCTTTCATGTAGAGGTTAGAAATTTTCAATCCAATCATGAGGGAGAACTAATCGATCAACTTCATAGTTTAGATGATAGCTTTATCGGAGTTGTCTTTAATCCAGGAGCATATACTCATACCAGTATTGCGCTTCGCGACGCTATTAGTTCCATATCCATTCCGGTTATTGAGGTTCATATTTCTAATGTGCATCAAAGGGAAACGTTCCGACATACGTCCCTTTTAGCACCAGTATGCTTAGGTCAAGTCGTTGGGCTTGGGGTACGTGGATATGAGCTGGCTGCACGTGCATTATTGGAAGAAAAACAGAAAGGGTGA
- a CDS encoding SA1362 family protein produces the protein MSRNKLSLFIYAIIGLAVLGFASQLITDTASLVRGLLTMVVVGAIMYGVVYYFFLRNRTSNELKKYKKAAKQSKAKHKKDGKKAYAQATKKSSNQLIKRKSLKPKATHLRVIEGNKQKRKNRASF, from the coding sequence ATGTCTCGTAATAAACTATCACTTTTTATATATGCCATTATCGGCTTGGCCGTTTTGGGCTTTGCATCACAGCTTATAACGGACACCGCTTCTCTTGTACGAGGCTTACTTACTATGGTCGTCGTTGGTGCCATTATGTATGGAGTTGTGTACTATTTCTTTCTTAGAAATCGCACCTCCAACGAGTTGAAGAAATATAAGAAAGCTGCCAAGCAGTCCAAAGCAAAGCACAAAAAAGACGGCAAAAAAGCGTATGCTCAAGCTACCAAAAAATCCTCAAACCAGCTCATTAAGCGAAAAAGTTTGAAACCGAAGGCTACCCACCTTCGAGTCATTGAGGGCAATAAACAAAAACGTAAAAATCGAGCTTCTTTTTAA
- a CDS encoding M24 family metallopeptidase, whose product MGKLDKLRKRLNEKNLDGLLVTNDKNRRYMTGFTGTAGVVLITKEAALLITDFRYIEQATEQAVDFEIVEHKQPVVLEIAEQIQKLGLKQVGFEKDDLTYAVYENYREKLGVELVPTSGLVETLRLIKTEDEIKILKSAAEIADAAFDHILTFIKPGVKEIDVSNELEFFMRKQGATSSSFDIIVASGKRSALPHGVASEKRIESGELVTLDFGALYKGYCSDITRTVAVGSIHDKLKEIYHIVLEAQIKGMEGIKAGISGKQADALTRDYIEEKGYGSYFGHSTGHGIGLDVHEGPGLSFRFEQALEPGMVVTVEPGIYVADVGGCRIEDDTVVTKDGNEVLTHSPKQLITL is encoded by the coding sequence TTGGGGAAACTAGACAAATTGAGAAAACGTTTAAACGAAAAAAATTTGGACGGACTTTTAGTTACGAACGATAAAAATAGAAGGTATATGACTGGGTTCACAGGTACAGCGGGTGTGGTCTTGATTACGAAAGAAGCGGCCCTCTTGATTACTGATTTTCGTTACATAGAACAAGCGACTGAACAAGCGGTGGATTTTGAAATTGTGGAACACAAACAGCCGGTTGTTTTAGAAATTGCTGAACAGATCCAAAAGCTTGGATTAAAACAGGTCGGCTTTGAAAAAGATGACCTTACTTATGCGGTATATGAAAACTATCGCGAAAAATTAGGAGTAGAGCTTGTTCCGACAAGTGGTTTAGTAGAAACGTTGCGCTTGATTAAGACAGAGGATGAGATTAAGATATTAAAGTCAGCTGCTGAGATTGCCGACGCTGCTTTTGATCACATTTTAACCTTCATTAAACCCGGTGTGAAAGAAATCGATGTTTCTAATGAATTAGAATTTTTCATGAGAAAGCAGGGAGCAACTTCCTCTAGCTTTGACATTATTGTAGCGTCAGGAAAAAGATCTGCGCTTCCACATGGGGTCGCCTCAGAAAAAAGAATTGAATCTGGTGAGCTCGTGACGCTTGATTTTGGAGCTTTATACAAAGGCTACTGTTCGGACATAACTCGTACAGTGGCGGTAGGTTCTATCCATGATAAGTTAAAAGAAATCTATCACATTGTATTAGAAGCACAAATCAAGGGTATGGAAGGAATAAAAGCGGGAATTAGCGGGAAGCAAGCGGATGCTTTAACGAGAGACTACATAGAGGAAAAAGGCTACGGAAGTTATTTCGGTCACTCGACTGGACATGGTATTGGTTTAGATGTTCATGAAGGCCCAGGATTGTCTTTCCGTTTCGAGCAAGCATTAGAACCAGGTATGGTTGTAACGGTGGAGCCTGGAATTTACGTGGCGGATGTTGGTGGGTGTCGTATAGAAGACGACACAGTTGTAACCAAAGACGGAAATGAAGTCTTGACGCATTCACCAAAGCAATTAATAACATTATAA